In Caldicellulosiruptor obsidiansis OB47, a single window of DNA contains:
- a CDS encoding IS110 family RNA-guided transposase codes for MKYTQNEKILQVTEKTLVVGVDIAKEIHVGRAFDFRGVELGKRIEFENRKEGMGKFLDWANKIMKAHGKENVIVGIEPTGHYWLCFEQYLRENGIKVVLVNPFHVKRSKELDDNTPTKSDIKDPKTIAMLVKDGRYTEPNIPAGIYAEMRVAMNIYERLQKRLSVLKNQIINWLDIYFPEFLEVFSDWEGKVALLTLKEMPLPCDVVEKGVEGIIECWRDKVDKRAISRKRAMELVEAAKRSIGKKEGRKLARQEMRYLLEEYELLRKQLEGIEDEMAKLLKDVPNGEKLLEIKGVGVKTAVGFISEVGDIMRYEDAKQIQKLAGLNIVENSSGKHKGQTCISKRGRGRLRSSLFKAMITIVAKNEEFKKLHMYYTMRQNNPLKKKQSLIALCCKLIRIFYAILKKGIKYDGNKMLSDIKREALATTA; via the coding sequence TTGAAGTATACACAAAATGAGAAGATATTACAAGTGACAGAGAAAACTTTAGTTGTAGGAGTAGACATAGCAAAGGAGATACATGTTGGCAGAGCATTTGATTTTAGAGGAGTGGAGCTTGGCAAGAGAATAGAGTTTGAGAATAGAAAAGAAGGTATGGGAAAATTTTTGGATTGGGCAAATAAGATAATGAAAGCCCATGGCAAAGAGAACGTGATAGTAGGGATAGAGCCTACAGGGCATTACTGGCTGTGCTTTGAGCAGTACTTAAGAGAGAATGGCATAAAAGTGGTTTTAGTGAATCCTTTTCACGTAAAAAGGAGCAAAGAACTCGATGATAATACACCAACAAAGAGCGATATAAAGGATCCGAAAACAATAGCGATGCTTGTGAAGGATGGAAGATATACAGAGCCAAATATACCCGCGGGTATATATGCTGAGATGAGAGTAGCGATGAACATATATGAAAGGCTACAAAAGCGCTTGAGTGTTTTAAAAAATCAAATAATCAACTGGCTGGATATCTATTTTCCAGAGTTTTTAGAAGTATTTTCTGATTGGGAAGGCAAGGTAGCGCTACTGACTTTAAAAGAGATGCCATTGCCTTGTGATGTAGTAGAAAAGGGAGTGGAAGGGATTATAGAATGTTGGCGTGACAAAGTAGACAAGCGAGCGATAAGTCGCAAAAGGGCTATGGAATTAGTGGAAGCTGCTAAAAGGAGTATAGGTAAGAAAGAAGGTAGGAAGCTGGCAAGGCAAGAGATGAGATATTTGCTTGAAGAATATGAGCTTTTAAGAAAGCAGCTGGAAGGAATAGAAGATGAAATGGCAAAACTTTTGAAAGATGTTCCGAATGGAGAAAAGCTGCTTGAGATAAAAGGTGTTGGAGTAAAGACAGCAGTTGGTTTTATATCTGAGGTTGGGGATATAATGAGATATGAAGATGCTAAGCAGATACAGAAATTAGCGGGACTGAATATAGTTGAGAATAGTTCTGGCAAGCATAAGGGACAGACGTGTATAAGCAAAAGAGGGCGTGGGAGGCTTCGAAGTAGTTTATTTAAGGCTATGATTACAATAGTAGCAAAGAATGAAGAATTTAAGAAGTTGCATATGTATTACACTATGCGGCAGAACAATCCATTGAAGAAGAAGCAATCACTGATAGCGCTTTGCTGTAAGTTGATAAGGATATTTTACGCGATTTTAAAAAAAGGGATAAAATATGATGGGAACAAGATGTTGAGCGATATAAAGAGAGAGGCTTTAGCAACAACAGCGTAA
- a CDS encoding ABC transporter permease subunit has protein sequence MLCQHVSPLLCLLLQLKFSLSLVISSHFVYTSKRVPPLLCFVVSCTTYILYFIRRYLFFSNLISRHFRSFSFITGMLIDTYWALILPAWQMTLGLYLMKQFMTQIPDSLLEAGKIDGANELMIWWKVVMPNVKPAWLTLTILSFQQLWNQTGGSFIFSENLKVLPTLLQQIAAGGIARAGVGAAVALFLMIPPIILFIISQSSVMETMVSAGIKG, from the coding sequence ATGCTCTGCCAACATGTATCTCCTTTGCTATGTCTACTCCTACAACTAAAGTTTTCTCTGTCACTTGTAATATCTTCTCATTTTGTGTATACTTCAAAGAGGGTACCTCCTTTGTTGTGTTTTGTCGTAAGTTGTACAACTTACATTCTATATTTTATCAGGAGGTACCTTTTCTTTTCAAATCTCATTTCTCGTCATTTTCGCTCATTTTCGTTCATTACAGGAATGCTTATAGACACATACTGGGCACTGATTCTGCCAGCATGGCAGATGACGCTGGGGCTTTATCTTATGAAACAGTTCATGACACAGATTCCAGACTCTCTTTTGGAAGCTGGAAAGATTGATGGTGCAAACGAGCTTATGATCTGGTGGAAAGTTGTCATGCCAAACGTAAAACCTGCTTGGCTAACACTTACAATACTTTCTTTCCAGCAGTTATGGAATCAAACAGGCGGTTCTTTTATATTCAGTGAAAATTTAAAGGTCTTGCCAACACTTTTACAGCAGATTGCTGCTGGTGGTATTGCACGTGCAGGTGTTGGGGCGGCTGTTGCTCTTTTCCTCATGATTCCACCGATAATACTTTTCATAATCTCTCAGAGCAGTGTGATGGAAACAATGGTTTCAGCAGGAATTAAAGGTTGA
- a CDS encoding YIP1 family protein, whose protein sequence is MRIKKVKRIIGFALMTLLMVAIPGYSFANMIEVPYYQYNYDIYNWDIPSAAGYYPYEVLSGKDLGVGNFSSPRDMFVDSNDNIYILDAGNNRIVKLNKDFKFISEINTFTQNGKVFKFSDPSGICVDKNGVIYIADKGAKCVYVINQNGQLLRKITKPKSDLVAANKDFVPLKVAVDNAGVVYVLSLGSYEGAFMFDSQNNFLGFFGSNKVVLTLQLLIDRIWKKILSKQQSASMVRYLPTEVTSIDIGDDGFIYTCSNYASVSVGELKKLNFLGKNILWYKKKDQTRDFGDLPKYYGKRLEDSYFVDINVTKDGFINALDYERGRVFQYDQNANLLFIMGGKADQAGTFREPAAVESIGNTILVLDQQKATITVFKETKFGELVHRATVLYNDGKYDDARKLWEQVNKMDVNFALAHVGLGKALLRMNKYSEALYHFRLANDKEGYSEAKEVLRNDFLKRNFGVIATALVLAIIVIYILQRRLKKQKGVDEEYTRKISKEKYPLYVMLHPFKGYEELKDEKKGSVLIATIIVLLFFVVSILHRQYTGFIFNPYRQDRINVISIFSATVVMFFLWVLSNWSVSTLTEGEGTFQEIWIFSAYALLPYIICRLLYVILSNVLIMEEGMFLAFINIIGLIWLIIGMLCAIKAVHQFSFGKTVATMVASLIGIVVILFIMILVFTLFAQLFGFIQSIYNELILRM, encoded by the coding sequence GTGAGAATAAAAAAAGTAAAAAGAATAATAGGATTTGCACTAATGACCCTGCTTATGGTAGCTATTCCCGGGTATAGTTTTGCGAATATGATAGAGGTGCCGTACTATCAATACAACTATGACATATATAATTGGGACATACCAAGCGCAGCAGGGTATTACCCTTACGAGGTGCTCAGCGGAAAAGACCTTGGGGTTGGAAACTTTTCGTCTCCGCGTGATATGTTTGTAGATAGCAATGACAACATTTACATATTGGATGCCGGGAACAACAGGATAGTGAAGCTGAATAAAGATTTTAAGTTTATAAGTGAAATAAACACGTTCACGCAAAACGGTAAAGTGTTCAAGTTTTCTGACCCGAGCGGTATTTGTGTGGACAAAAACGGTGTTATATATATTGCTGACAAAGGCGCAAAATGCGTGTATGTTATAAACCAAAATGGGCAGCTTCTAAGAAAGATAACAAAACCAAAGTCTGACCTTGTTGCAGCAAACAAGGATTTTGTTCCGCTCAAAGTGGCAGTTGACAATGCAGGGGTTGTGTATGTTCTTTCGCTTGGAAGCTATGAAGGTGCGTTCATGTTCGACAGCCAGAACAACTTTCTTGGATTTTTTGGTAGCAACAAGGTTGTTTTAACACTGCAGCTTCTTATAGACAGAATATGGAAAAAGATACTCTCAAAACAGCAAAGCGCATCTATGGTGAGGTACCTTCCTACTGAGGTTACTAGTATTGACATAGGAGATGATGGGTTTATTTACACATGTTCAAACTACGCATCAGTCAGTGTGGGTGAGCTAAAAAAACTCAATTTCCTCGGCAAGAACATACTGTGGTACAAGAAAAAAGACCAGACGCGTGATTTTGGTGACCTTCCAAAGTATTACGGTAAAAGACTTGAAGATTCCTATTTTGTGGACATAAACGTGACAAAGGATGGGTTCATAAACGCTCTTGACTATGAAAGGGGAAGAGTGTTCCAGTACGACCAGAACGCAAATCTTCTTTTCATAATGGGCGGCAAAGCTGACCAGGCAGGAACGTTTAGAGAACCTGCCGCTGTTGAGAGCATTGGAAACACCATACTTGTTTTGGACCAGCAAAAGGCAACAATAACTGTGTTTAAAGAGACGAAGTTTGGCGAGCTTGTTCACAGGGCAACAGTTCTTTACAACGATGGGAAGTACGATGATGCAAGAAAGCTGTGGGAACAGGTAAACAAGATGGACGTAAACTTTGCACTTGCACATGTTGGGCTTGGTAAGGCACTTTTGAGGATGAACAAATACAGTGAGGCGCTTTATCATTTCAGGCTTGCAAACGACAAGGAAGGGTATTCTGAGGCAAAAGAAGTTCTAAGAAACGACTTTCTCAAGAGAAATTTTGGAGTGATTGCAACAGCGCTTGTACTTGCCATAATTGTAATATACATACTTCAAAGAAGGCTCAAGAAGCAAAAGGGCGTTGATGAGGAGTATACAAGGAAGATAAGTAAAGAAAAGTACCCTCTGTATGTTATGCTTCATCCTTTTAAGGGATATGAAGAACTTAAAGATGAGAAAAAAGGTTCAGTGCTTATTGCTACAATTATAGTTTTACTCTTTTTTGTAGTTTCAATTCTGCACAGGCAGTACACAGGTTTTATATTCAACCCGTACAGACAGGATAGGATTAACGTTATATCAATTTTCTCAGCGACAGTTGTGATGTTTTTCTTATGGGTACTTTCAAACTGGTCTGTATCAACTCTCACAGAAGGTGAAGGGACATTCCAAGAGATTTGGATCTTCTCTGCATATGCTTTACTTCCATACATCATCTGCAGGCTTTTATATGTGATTTTAAGCAATGTGCTGATAATGGAAGAAGGAATGTTCTTGGCGTTTATAAACATCATAGGCTTGATATGGCTTATAATTGGTATGCTCTGTGCTATCAAGGCTGTCCATCAGTTTAGCTTTGGCAAAACTGTGGCAACCATGGTTGCAAGTCTAATTGGTATAGTAGTGATACTATTTATCATGATTCTGGTATTTACGCTGTTTGCACAGCTGTTTGGCTTTATCCAGAGTATTTACAACGAGCTCATACTCAGGATGTAG
- a CDS encoding DUF5696 domain-containing protein has protein sequence MSFNKLLKKAVLFLLAMSMLLEQMMFLQGNTALADTNSYQLVAKNGILELYVNPKYGYFKVVDKRSGSVWFSNPEKWREDKIAAGNTRMQMASQLSIRFTDVTSTIQIANAYVNSVLKKGLKIRRIKDGFIATYTFKKEGFVIPVACTIKDDYLNVDILVNQIKETKKDKYKLVSIMLLPFFGAAAIGENGYMVVPDGCGALINFNNNKGQETYTQRIYGADFGIVPDFQGYVTQAARLPVFGVKKENSGFLAVITKGDGKAILNANTSGSKSSYNNIFAEFIMREYDMVTLKEKQWDERSFNIFEEKLPNVDKFSIRYYFLDSKNVDYVAMAKKYREYLIKERGFKKEVSEKSVPVYIEFYGSMKKPKYILGIPVNATIPLTTFEDAQKIVKQVKSMGVSDVVVKFVGWMKNGVYYNLPLLATPERVLGGKKQLENVLEYFQRANVKTYLDVDFVLFRTGTLTYLRNKVATKSMKKVPAQLWRYSPPIFYKDDSYPVLYLISPRYTNEIVQRFLASSNINYFNNISLSSMSTMLYSDFGTKPVNRYQTEDVFLQAIGSLSKRFRNILLTNPNGYLLQKASEIVDVPIYSSKFLIEDAEIPFYQMVIRGYVPYSMPSVNFYTNEWMWKLKALETGSAIKFTWTARNEDELKETLLENLYSSNYRMWIGDLKEYYKELYPTLRLIKDKEIVEHKIIKKGVVKVVYDGGVEILLNYTSNPQKIENLEVAAQSYQVVVKR, from the coding sequence ATGAGCTTTAACAAATTACTGAAAAAAGCAGTGTTGTTTTTGCTTGCTATGTCAATGTTGCTTGAACAGATGATGTTTTTGCAGGGGAATACGGCATTAGCTGATACAAACTCTTATCAGCTTGTTGCAAAAAATGGGATTTTAGAGCTATATGTCAATCCAAAGTATGGATATTTCAAGGTTGTTGATAAAAGAAGTGGCAGTGTATGGTTTTCAAATCCTGAAAAGTGGAGAGAAGACAAAATTGCGGCAGGCAACACACGCATGCAGATGGCATCCCAGCTTTCAATAAGGTTTACCGATGTTACCTCTACAATTCAGATTGCAAATGCCTATGTCAACTCAGTCCTCAAAAAAGGACTTAAGATAAGAAGGATAAAAGATGGGTTTATTGCGACGTATACTTTCAAGAAAGAAGGTTTCGTGATACCAGTTGCATGCACCATCAAGGATGACTATTTGAACGTGGACATTCTGGTAAACCAGATAAAAGAAACTAAAAAAGATAAATACAAGCTTGTATCAATAATGCTTTTGCCGTTTTTTGGTGCCGCGGCAATAGGAGAAAATGGTTACATGGTTGTACCGGACGGCTGTGGTGCACTCATAAATTTCAATAACAATAAAGGCCAGGAGACATATACACAGAGGATTTATGGAGCCGACTTTGGTATTGTTCCTGACTTTCAAGGATATGTGACTCAGGCTGCAAGGCTTCCTGTGTTTGGGGTGAAAAAAGAAAATAGCGGGTTTTTGGCAGTGATAACAAAAGGTGATGGAAAGGCCATTTTAAACGCAAACACAAGTGGTAGTAAGAGCAGCTACAACAACATCTTTGCAGAGTTTATCATGAGAGAATATGACATGGTGACTTTAAAAGAAAAACAGTGGGACGAGAGGTCTTTCAACATTTTTGAAGAAAAACTACCAAATGTTGATAAGTTCTCAATTAGATACTATTTCCTTGACTCAAAAAATGTTGACTATGTGGCAATGGCTAAAAAGTACAGAGAATATTTGATAAAAGAAAGAGGATTTAAAAAAGAAGTAAGTGAAAAAAGCGTTCCTGTTTACATAGAATTTTACGGGAGCATGAAAAAACCAAAATACATCCTTGGAATTCCTGTCAACGCAACAATACCTCTTACCACTTTTGAGGATGCTCAGAAGATAGTAAAACAGGTAAAAAGCATGGGAGTTTCTGATGTTGTTGTAAAGTTTGTTGGATGGATGAAAAATGGTGTATACTACAATCTTCCTCTTCTAGCTACGCCCGAAAGGGTTCTGGGGGGGAAAAAGCAGCTTGAAAATGTGCTTGAGTATTTCCAAAGAGCCAATGTAAAGACATACCTTGACGTTGACTTTGTTCTGTTTCGAACAGGTACACTTACGTATCTTCGAAACAAGGTTGCTACAAAATCAATGAAAAAAGTGCCTGCCCAGCTTTGGAGATATTCACCGCCAATATTTTATAAGGATGACTCTTACCCGGTTTTGTACCTAATTTCGCCGCGCTATACAAATGAGATAGTCCAAAGATTTTTAGCAAGCAGTAACATAAACTATTTTAACAACATATCTTTATCTAGCATGAGCACCATGTTGTATTCAGATTTTGGTACAAAACCTGTTAACAGGTATCAGACAGAAGATGTGTTTTTACAGGCAATAGGCAGTCTTTCAAAGAGGTTCAGAAATATTCTTCTTACAAATCCAAACGGGTATCTTTTACAAAAGGCAAGCGAAATTGTTGATGTGCCGATATATTCAAGCAAATTCCTGATAGAAGATGCAGAGATTCCTTTCTATCAGATGGTTATAAGAGGATATGTTCCATATTCGATGCCATCAGTGAACTTTTACACAAACGAATGGATGTGGAAATTAAAAGCTTTAGAGACTGGTTCGGCTATCAAGTTCACATGGACTGCTCGAAACGAAGATGAACTAAAAGAGACCTTACTTGAGAACCTCTACTCATCAAACTACAGGATGTGGATTGGAGACCTAAAAGAGTATTACAAGGAGCTTTACCCCACTTTGAGACTTATAAAAGACAAAGAGATAGTGGAGCATAAGATTATCAAAAAAGGTGTTGTTAAAGTTGTATATGATGGCGGGGTTGAGATTTTGCTCAACTACACCTCAAACCCGCAGAAGATAGAAAATCTTGAGGTTGCCGCGCAATCTTACCAAGTTGTTGTCAAGAGGTGA
- a CDS encoding carbohydrate ABC transporter permease yields MSFSGAFKKVFRKRRLTLREKEAMYGRLFILPWLIGLLYFFIIPFITAVYYTFTKIKIGDSGLEFSFVGFENYLYAFTKDPNYIRTLTSSIGSMLYQVPVVVFFSMFVAYVLRDEFKGRTFARTIFFFPVIIASGVVITILKENVMGDVSQAASNTTLFRVENIRMILINSGVPMWLGQFIVNTISQLFDLTWRSGVQILLLMAALHNIPKSFYEAAVIEGATEWEKFWKITFPMVSPTLLVAVIYSIIDYFTDYGNQVMRMVVTQLNNGRFEYSTTIAIVYFAIIMVIILIVNRVIGRRVVYLT; encoded by the coding sequence ATGAGCTTTTCAGGTGCTTTTAAAAAGGTATTTAGAAAAAGAAGACTAACTTTGAGAGAAAAAGAGGCGATGTATGGAAGGCTTTTTATTCTCCCATGGCTTATAGGACTTCTCTACTTTTTCATAATTCCGTTTATCACTGCAGTGTACTATACATTTACCAAGATAAAGATTGGTGACAGTGGTCTTGAATTTTCATTTGTTGGGTTTGAAAATTACCTTTATGCCTTTACAAAAGACCCGAACTATATACGAACACTTACATCTTCAATAGGCAGTATGCTCTATCAAGTACCTGTTGTTGTGTTTTTCAGTATGTTTGTTGCGTATGTGTTAAGAGATGAGTTTAAAGGAAGAACATTTGCAAGAACAATATTCTTTTTCCCGGTCATCATCGCATCGGGTGTTGTGATAACTATTTTAAAAGAAAATGTAATGGGGGATGTTAGCCAGGCAGCATCGAACACCACACTTTTCAGGGTTGAAAACATTAGAATGATTTTAATAAACTCAGGCGTTCCAATGTGGCTGGGACAGTTTATTGTAAACACAATAAGCCAGCTTTTTGACCTAACATGGCGATCTGGCGTACAGATACTTCTTTTGATGGCAGCACTTCACAACATTCCGAAAAGTTTTTATGAAGCAGCTGTAATTGAAGGTGCCACAGAGTGGGAGAAGTTCTGGAAGATTACTTTCCCGATGGTATCTCCAACACTTCTTGTTGCAGTCATATATTCGATCATTGACTACTTTACTGACTATGGAAACCAGGTAATGAGAATGGTTGTCACACAGCTGAACAATGGAAGGTTTGAGTACAGCACAACAATTGCAATTGTCTATTTTGCAATAATCATGGTTATTATCCTCATTGTGAATAGAGTAATTGGAAGAAGAGTTGTTTATCTGACATAA
- a CDS encoding carbohydrate ABC transporter permease encodes MEVATKSKSSKVARNFELSGFGMAIFKKRLFAFLKNLFRYLFIIGMSYVLLYPVLFLISNAFRDKVDLLDPSVVWIPKHFSIESFKLANEILGYVQSIKNTLIILIPSVIIQTFICMMVGYGFARFRFKEREILFGILLFTIIVPMQTIIVPLYVKFRHFDFFYFGRLIGLFTGKPLTVNLLDTPWTFYILNTFGMGIRSSLYIFIFRQFFRNMPTELEEAAKIDGCGPFSTFLRVMVPNATGAIITVLLFTIVWHWNDYYLSAMFFTDNLPLSVMLTILNERMNLLNNLVNANDIYLLRSSVLEAGCLLVILPLIAIYIIGQRYFTESIERTGIVG; translated from the coding sequence ATGGAGGTTGCAACAAAATCTAAGAGTTCAAAGGTGGCAAGGAATTTTGAACTGTCAGGTTTTGGCATGGCAATATTTAAAAAACGACTATTTGCCTTTTTGAAAAATCTCTTTAGATACCTATTTATAATTGGCATGAGCTATGTTCTTTTGTACCCTGTTCTGTTTTTGATAAGCAACGCATTCAGAGACAAGGTAGACCTTCTTGATCCAAGCGTTGTGTGGATTCCAAAACACTTTTCAATTGAAAGTTTCAAGCTTGCAAATGAAATCTTGGGATATGTTCAATCTATCAAAAACACTTTGATAATCCTCATACCATCTGTGATTATTCAGACCTTTATATGCATGATGGTGGGCTATGGTTTTGCAAGATTCAGGTTTAAGGAAAGAGAAATTCTATTTGGCATACTCCTTTTTACTATAATCGTTCCAATGCAGACAATAATAGTACCGCTTTATGTAAAGTTCAGACATTTTGATTTCTTCTACTTTGGTAGGCTAATTGGACTTTTTACAGGAAAACCGTTGACAGTAAACCTTCTTGATACGCCCTGGACATTTTACATTTTAAATACGTTTGGAATGGGTATTCGCTCAAGCCTTTATATATTCATATTCAGACAGTTTTTTAGAAACATGCCGACAGAGCTTGAAGAAGCTGCAAAGATAGATGGATGTGGTCCATTTTCTACATTTTTGAGGGTTATGGTTCCAAATGCAACAGGTGCTATCATTACAGTGCTTCTTTTCACTATTGTCTGGCACTGGAACGACTATTATCTTTCGGCGATGTTTTTTACAGATAACTTGCCTCTTTCTGTGATGTTAACAATCTTAAATGAAAGAATGAACCTGTTGAACAATCTTGTGAATGCAAACGACATATATCTTTTGAGGTCATCAGTTTTAGAAGCGGGATGTTTATTGGTAATACTGCCTTTAATAGCTATTTACATTATTGGTCAAAGATACTTTACAGAAAGTATCGAGCGAACAGGGATTGTAGGGTAA
- a CDS encoding ABC transporter substrate-binding protein: MFASKLFKKVLAFVVSISMVLGLFVVLNKSQNPAQAATKLGDISFFRPGLTQESFKNTSDLFAQAVKKAIDTYQKNYGGKIKLVYSDWNNWDTKIITRMAAGDPIDVVFGGSGNFPRFYTKGYLQPINNYVDLKAPYLNLRAMDQIFKYEGKYYLASQYGSNHFWVVLYNKDLMLEEGIDESEMPLALYKNGKWNWDTFVALAKKLTTDTNGDGKVDRYGVGCWYPQIFVYSNGVTYVNVDKSGNAKLNFDDPRVQKGLNIAQKGIKEGWMITDWNTASTGLAQRKIAMYIERWYNYDDQKFNQKVEDEIEVAPIPLGPDNKNKLYPFECDGYGISKGARNPKGAGKFINILLESIQKYCDDPGIKRRPKYLQDFHTQLAKYSFYPGSPDSVLGNLVWDINGALSNAASVSSALAGLKPQAQQAVSEANAKPEKPVFRPFKPFTIDFENGKMDMFTVLDTTKKSVKLSIVSGKEAIKGKSLKVACDSKKDGEWIDALYSVPSKVKIYGWHDYKVSFDVKLLKAPPKPGDTYIYAQIINSNKSGYKSYGWITFKLDKANTVYHVEGTIAGIPDNSTTMGLKIGIHWGTDFVIDNIKVEEVIQ, from the coding sequence ATGTTTGCATCAAAGTTATTCAAGAAGGTTTTGGCGTTTGTAGTTTCAATTTCAATGGTGTTGGGGTTGTTTGTTGTCCTAAACAAATCCCAAAACCCAGCTCAGGCTGCGACAAAGTTAGGTGATATCTCATTTTTCAGACCAGGTTTAACTCAAGAAAGTTTCAAAAATACTAGTGATCTCTTTGCACAAGCTGTTAAAAAAGCAATTGATACTTACCAGAAGAATTATGGTGGGAAAATTAAGTTGGTGTATAGTGATTGGAACAATTGGGACACAAAGATTATAACCAGAATGGCTGCAGGCGACCCAATTGACGTTGTATTTGGTGGGTCAGGCAACTTCCCGCGATTTTATACAAAAGGTTATCTACAACCCATCAACAACTATGTTGATCTCAAAGCGCCATATTTGAACTTAAGAGCGATGGATCAGATTTTTAAATATGAAGGAAAATACTATTTGGCAAGCCAGTATGGTTCTAACCACTTCTGGGTTGTTCTTTACAACAAAGACCTCATGCTTGAAGAGGGCATTGACGAGAGCGAGATGCCGCTTGCACTTTATAAGAATGGAAAATGGAACTGGGATACATTTGTTGCTCTGGCAAAGAAACTTACAACTGATACAAACGGTGATGGCAAGGTTGATAGATACGGTGTTGGTTGCTGGTATCCACAGATATTTGTATATTCCAACGGTGTGACATATGTAAATGTGGATAAAAGTGGTAATGCGAAACTCAACTTTGACGATCCAAGAGTACAAAAGGGACTTAACATTGCTCAAAAAGGTATCAAAGAAGGCTGGATGATTACTGACTGGAACACTGCAAGTACAGGGTTAGCTCAAAGAAAGATAGCAATGTATATTGAAAGATGGTACAACTATGATGATCAGAAGTTCAACCAAAAGGTAGAAGATGAAATTGAAGTTGCTCCGATTCCTTTGGGACCAGACAATAAGAATAAACTCTATCCATTTGAATGTGATGGATATGGAATTTCAAAAGGTGCAAGAAATCCGAAGGGTGCTGGAAAGTTTATAAATATTTTGTTAGAAAGCATTCAGAAATACTGTGATGACCCTGGTATCAAGAGAAGACCAAAATATCTGCAGGATTTCCATACACAACTTGCAAAATACTCGTTCTATCCAGGCTCACCAGACTCTGTTTTGGGCAACCTTGTATGGGATATAAATGGAGCTCTTTCAAACGCAGCATCAGTTTCATCGGCATTGGCGGGCTTGAAACCACAGGCACAGCAGGCTGTATCTGAAGCTAACGCAAAGCCTGAAAAACCAGTGTTCAGACCGTTCAAGCCGTTTACCATCGACTTTGAAAATGGCAAGATGGATATGTTCACAGTACTTGACACAACAAAGAAGAGCGTAAAACTTTCAATTGTGTCTGGCAAAGAGGCAATCAAAGGCAAGTCGCTCAAAGTTGCATGCGACTCTAAAAAAGACGGTGAGTGGATAGATGCTCTGTATTCAGTTCCAAGCAAAGTTAAGATTTACGGCTGGCACGATTATAAAGTAAGCTTTGATGTAAAACTCTTGAAAGCTCCGCCAAAACCAGGTGACACATACATCTATGCTCAAATTATAAATAGCAACAAGTCTGGCTATAAGTCATATGGCTGGATAACATTCAAACTTGACAAAGCAAACACCGTTTATCATGTTGAAGGGACAATTGCAGGAATTCCTGACAACTCAACAACAATGGGCTTGAAGATTGGCATTCACTGGGGTACTGATTTTGTAATAGACAACATCAAGGTTGAAGAGGTAATTCAGTAG